From the genome of Bordetella sp. H567, one region includes:
- a CDS encoding DMT family transporter codes for MVVTVLAWAGSWIAMKMVVPYIGPFDFVVIRYVCGGGVLLAVALAMRRSLSMPSWRLTIMVGLTQTAAFQGMVQMALVHGGVAKVSLMAYTMPFWVVLFGWMLLGERPTPRHWLGFGLAAVGLICVIAPWNPIGDNVSVLLGVAGGLFWGLGTVLAKRGFNRHEPDIVVFTGWQMFFGGLAMVPVALAVPQIHAVWNQQLVLGMAYIILIASAAGWLLWLIVVRRVPASVAGMSSLGTPVIAALLAWPIFGERPPPVEGLGMALILCGLVVVARAAGRAPPRPLPV; via the coding sequence ATGGTGGTGACCGTCCTGGCGTGGGCGGGCAGCTGGATCGCGATGAAGATGGTGGTGCCGTATATCGGCCCCTTCGATTTCGTCGTCATCCGGTATGTGTGCGGCGGGGGCGTGCTGCTGGCGGTCGCCCTGGCCATGCGCCGGTCGCTCTCCATGCCGTCGTGGCGGCTGACCATCATGGTCGGGCTTACCCAGACCGCGGCCTTCCAGGGCATGGTGCAGATGGCGCTGGTCCATGGCGGTGTCGCCAAGGTCTCGCTGATGGCCTACACCATGCCCTTCTGGGTGGTGCTGTTCGGCTGGATGCTGCTGGGGGAACGCCCCACGCCGCGCCACTGGCTGGGCTTCGGGCTGGCGGCGGTCGGCCTGATCTGCGTCATCGCGCCCTGGAACCCCATCGGCGACAACGTCAGCGTGCTGCTGGGCGTGGCGGGCGGCCTGTTCTGGGGGCTGGGCACCGTGCTGGCCAAGCGCGGCTTCAACCGCCATGAACCGGACATCGTCGTGTTCACCGGCTGGCAGATGTTCTTCGGCGGGCTTGCCATGGTTCCCGTCGCGCTGGCCGTGCCGCAGATCCACGCGGTGTGGAACCAGCAGCTCGTGCTGGGCATGGCCTATATCATCCTGATCGCGTCGGCAGCCGGATGGCTGCTGTGGCTGATCGTCGTGCGGCGCGTGCCGGCGTCCGTGGCGGGCATGTCCAGCCTCGGAACACCCGTCATCGCGGCCCTGCTGGCCTGGCCCATCTTCGGCGAGCGGCCGCCGCCCGTCGAGGGCCTGGGCATGGCGCTGATTCTATGCGGCCTGGTCGTGGTCGCGCGCGCGGCGGGCAGGGCCCCGCCGCGTCCCTTACCGGTATGA
- the ltaE gene encoding low-specificity L-threonine aldolase — protein sequence MIDLRSDTVTRPTPAMRAAMADAPVGDDVMGDDPTVQRLQADVAARAGKEAGLYFPSGTQSNLAALMAHCERGDEYLVGQLAHTYKYEGGGAAVLGSLQPQPIEHAPDGSLPLDKLRAAVKPKGDPHFARTRLLALENTFHGQVIPQAYVEEAAAFARQHDLAVHLDGARVFNAAVAAGRDVAELCQPFDSVSICFSKGLGAPVGSVLVGSRALVAAATRWRKVLGGGMRQSGILAAACLHALVHHVDRLAEDHANAERLAQGLRQVAEITVLRQSTNMVFVDIPARHCEALTAHAQSRGVLMKAVYGGATRLVTHIDVSRADIDSVVAAVKDYFAQT from the coding sequence ATGATCGATTTGCGCAGCGATACCGTGACGCGTCCCACACCGGCCATGCGGGCCGCCATGGCGGACGCACCCGTCGGCGACGACGTCATGGGAGACGATCCCACCGTGCAGCGCCTGCAGGCCGACGTGGCCGCGCGCGCGGGCAAGGAAGCCGGGCTGTATTTTCCATCGGGTACGCAAAGCAACCTGGCGGCGCTCATGGCGCATTGCGAACGCGGCGATGAATACCTGGTGGGGCAGCTGGCCCATACCTATAAATATGAAGGCGGCGGCGCGGCCGTGCTGGGCAGCCTGCAGCCCCAGCCTATCGAGCACGCGCCGGATGGCAGCCTGCCGCTGGACAAGCTGCGCGCGGCGGTCAAGCCCAAGGGCGATCCGCATTTCGCCCGTACCCGCCTGCTGGCCCTGGAAAACACCTTCCATGGGCAGGTGATCCCCCAGGCCTACGTGGAAGAAGCCGCCGCGTTCGCGCGCCAGCATGACTTGGCCGTGCACCTGGACGGCGCGCGCGTGTTCAACGCGGCCGTGGCCGCAGGCCGGGACGTGGCCGAACTGTGCCAGCCCTTCGATTCGGTATCGATCTGTTTTTCCAAGGGCCTCGGTGCGCCAGTGGGATCCGTGCTGGTCGGCAGTCGTGCGCTGGTCGCCGCCGCGACGCGCTGGCGCAAGGTGCTGGGAGGTGGCATGCGGCAGTCCGGCATCCTGGCCGCCGCCTGCCTGCATGCCCTGGTGCATCATGTGGACCGGCTGGCAGAAGACCACGCCAATGCCGAGCGGCTGGCGCAGGGCCTGCGCCAGGTGGCCGAGATCACGGTACTGCGCCAATCGACCAATATGGTGTTCGTTGATATTCCAGCGCGGCATTGCGAGGCGCTGACGGCTCATGCCCAATCGCGCGGCGTGTTGATGAAGGCCGTCTATGGCGGTGCCACGCGGCTGGTCACGCATATAGATGTGTCGCGCGCCGACATCGATAGCGTGGTCGCGGCCGTGAAGGACT